A genomic region of Nitrospirota bacterium contains the following coding sequences:
- the uvrB gene encoding excinuclease ABC subunit UvrB: MDKFLLKTDFTPKGDQPTAIEELTEGALKGFEHQVLLGVTGSGKTFTIANVVANLNRPTLVVVHNKTLTAQLYGEFRELFPENAVEFFVSFYDYYQPEAYIPQSDTYIEKDSMINDDIDRMRHSATRAVLERRDTIVVASVSCIYGIGSPEDYMAMHLVVEEGMRTERDAVIRRLVEMLYERSETEFKRGNIRVRGDIVEVYPSFSQYRGIRIEFFGDEIDAVYEFDTLTGERIKRLTKVTLYPNSHWITPGERLEPALKSIEEELEERIEYFLKHGKNIEAQRIEQRTRFDLELLREFGYCHGIENYSRHLSGRAPGEPPYTLIDYFPDDYLLVVDESHVTIPQIGGMHAGDRSRKQTLVEHGFRLPSALDNRPLTFQEFEQRVNQAIYVSATPGPYELEKSGGRVVEQIIRPTGLIDPRMTVRPVAGQVEDLLDEIKKRAEKDERVLVTTLTKKMAEDLTDYYTELGVRARYLHSDIDTLERVKILRDLRMGKFDVLIGVNLLREGLDLPEVSLVAVFDADKEGFLRSERSLIQIAGRAARNVNGEVILYADRITNSMKKALEETERRRKIQLEYNRRMGITPETVKSNIKDVLSSIYEADYRAVPSVEEPVEEYVSDEKTIRRLEEEMKEAAKRLDFEKAAILRDRIKRLKERMLELC; this comes from the coding sequence ATGGATAAGTTTTTACTGAAAACAGACTTCACCCCAAAAGGTGACCAGCCAACCGCGATAGAAGAGCTTACAGAGGGGGCTTTGAAGGGGTTTGAACACCAGGTCCTCCTTGGCGTCACAGGCTCCGGGAAAACGTTCACGATAGCAAATGTTGTTGCAAACCTTAACAGGCCCACACTGGTGGTTGTCCATAACAAGACACTTACTGCACAACTCTATGGCGAGTTCAGGGAGCTCTTCCCGGAAAATGCAGTTGAGTTCTTTGTCAGTTTTTATGACTATTACCAGCCTGAGGCATATATCCCGCAGTCGGATACATACATAGAGAAGGACTCCATGATAAATGACGATATCGACAGGATGCGTCACTCTGCAACAAGGGCTGTGCTCGAGAGGAGGGATACGATAGTCGTTGCCTCTGTATCGTGCATTTACGGTATCGGGTCACCGGAGGATTATATGGCCATGCACCTGGTGGTTGAGGAGGGGATGAGGACGGAAAGGGATGCCGTAATCAGGAGGCTCGTGGAGATGCTCTACGAGAGGTCCGAGACGGAGTTCAAAAGGGGAAACATCAGGGTGAGGGGTGACATAGTGGAGGTCTATCCCTCTTTTTCGCAGTACAGGGGAATAAGGATCGAGTTCTTTGGTGATGAGATAGACGCCGTTTATGAATTCGACACCCTTACAGGTGAGAGGATAAAGAGACTGACAAAGGTGACGCTCTATCCTAACAGCCACTGGATAACGCCGGGAGAGAGGCTTGAACCGGCCCTCAAGTCAATAGAAGAGGAACTTGAGGAGAGGATCGAATACTTTCTGAAACACGGAAAGAACATCGAGGCCCAGAGGATTGAGCAGCGCACACGGTTTGACCTCGAGCTGCTGAGGGAATTCGGCTACTGTCATGGTATCGAGAATTATTCCCGCCACCTCAGCGGCCGTGCCCCCGGAGAACCCCCATATACCCTGATAGATTATTTCCCTGATGACTATCTGCTTGTAGTAGACGAGTCACATGTTACCATTCCCCAGATCGGGGGAATGCATGCGGGCGACCGTTCAAGAAAACAGACCCTTGTAGAGCACGGGTTCCGGTTGCCCTCCGCCCTTGACAACCGTCCACTTACATTTCAGGAGTTTGAGCAGAGGGTCAACCAGGCCATCTATGTATCCGCCACTCCGGGGCCGTATGAACTTGAAAAATCAGGGGGAAGGGTGGTGGAGCAGATTATAAGGCCAACCGGTCTCATTGACCCCCGGATGACTGTCAGGCCTGTTGCAGGGCAGGTTGAAGACCTCCTGGACGAGATCAAAAAGAGGGCGGAAAAAGATGAGCGGGTACTTGTTACAACCCTTACAAAGAAGATGGCGGAGGACCTTACCGATTATTATACAGAGCTTGGCGTGAGGGCAAGGTATCTCCACTCTGACATAGATACCCTTGAGAGGGTGAAGATTTTAAGGGATTTGAGGATGGGAAAGTTTGATGTTCTCATAGGTGTCAATCTGCTAAGGGAGGGGCTTGACCTTCCCGAGGTCTCCCTTGTGGCTGTCTTTGATGCAGACAAGGAGGGGTTTCTTCGCTCCGAGAGGTCTCTAATACAGATAGCAGGACGGGCTGCAAGGAATGTCAATGGTGAGGTTATTCTCTACGCCGACAGGATTACCAATTCCATGAAAAAGGCCCTTGAGGAGACAGAGCGGCGGAGGAAGATACAGCTGGAGTATAACAGGCGGATGGGCATAACCCCTGAGACTGTAAAGAGCAACATAAAGGATGTCCTGAGTTCCATATACGAGGCGGATTACCGGGCAGTGCCCTCAGTGGAGGAACCGGTAGAGGAGTATGTCTCTGATGAGAAGACCATCAGGAGACTTGAGGAAGAGATGAAAGAGGCTGCAAAGAGGCTCGATTTTGAAAAGGCAGCCATTCTCAGGGACAGGATAAAGAGATTGAAAGAGCGGATGTTAGAGCTTTGCTAA